Proteins co-encoded in one Deltaproteobacteria bacterium genomic window:
- a CDS encoding type II toxin-antitoxin system RelE/ParE family toxin, translated as MKTEFFPEADQEFREAVRYYEEEAPGVGMFFIVEVHRAVSFIVQNPYAAGAVGSGIRRKVLDHFPYNILYSVGPELIVIVAVAHQKRRPRYWQGRTKRLKEWMNRTKG; from the coding sequence ATGAAAACGGAGTTCTTTCCCGAAGCTGACCAGGAATTTCGGGAAGCTGTCCGCTACTACGAGGAAGAAGCCCCAGGCGTCGGTATGTTTTTCATAGTTGAGGTACACAGGGCAGTTTCATTCATCGTACAGAACCCGTACGCAGCGGGAGCAGTCGGCAGCGGCATACGGCGGAAGGTTCTCGACCACTTCCCTTACAATATTCTATATTCCGTCGGACCCGAGTTGATCGTGATCGTTGCTGTCGCCCATCAAAAGAGGCGTCCGAGATACTGGCAAGGCAGGACGAAAAGGTTGAAGGAATGGATGAACCGAACAAAAGGCTGA
- a CDS encoding addiction module protein: MSKKSDEILSTAMELTLEERAQLAGKLLLSLDEPLDIEVEQLWVEEAERRLKEFRDGKIKGIPADEVFRRAISDIS, from the coding sequence ATGTCCAAGAAAAGCGATGAAATCCTATCCACAGCGATGGAGTTGACCCTTGAAGAACGTGCTCAATTGGCAGGAAAACTCCTCTTAAGTTTAGATGAGCCCCTTGACATCGAAGTTGAACAGCTCTGGGTGGAAGAGGCAGAGCGTCGGCTCAAAGAGTTCCGTGATGGCAAGATAAAAGGAATTCCCGCCGATGAAGTCTTCCGTCGCGCGATATCGGACATTTCATGA